From Bos javanicus breed banteng chromosome 5, ARS-OSU_banteng_1.0, whole genome shotgun sequence, the proteins below share one genomic window:
- the LOC133248956 gene encoding negative elongation factor C/D-like yields MPGATMDMDQDDFGSPAEWGDQQPEDGVLGEEDAQVQQECLQKFSTPDYIMEPSVFNTLMRYFQAGGSPEEVIRLLSDNYTAVAQTINLLAQWLIQTGVEPVQIQETVENHLKNLVMQHFDPRKADSIFTNERATPAWLEQMIAHPTWRDLVYQLMEVHPDCLMLKFTVKLISDAGYQGEITGVVAACQQLEVFSRVLGSSLATILDGGEANLAENLPQFAKMVCHGEHTYLLAQVLMAVLAQEGQRGGAVRRVAQEVQRFAQESGHDASRIPLALGRAASYPRLCQALGAMLSKQALNPADITVLYNLFVTSRDPPPVELIRVPAFLDLFMQSLFKPGARINPDHKHKYIHLLAYAASVVEIWKKNKRLSINQDELKATTKAIETVHNLCCAENTGASELLAELGTLYRCIRFPVVAVGVLTWVDGTVSKPKFFEQHTHPTPVPLALLDEVSTYHPLLHPHVLQLLIKLLETEYPELDAMKQLKVKKILLNRMVHLLSCGHVLPVVAYIRRCLEKLDTDLSLIRYFVSEVLDMIIPPYTSDFVQLFLPILENDSIASTLKRAGEHDPVTEFIAHCQSNFMLLD; encoded by the coding sequence ATGCCTGGCGCCACCATGGACATGGACCAGGATGACTTTGGGAGCCCTGCCGAGTGGGGTGACCAGCAGCCAGAAGATGGTGTGCTGGGAGAAGAAGATGCCCAGGTCCAGCAAGAATGCCTGCAGAAATTTTCTACCCCAGATTATATCATGGAGCCCTCTGTCTTCAACACTTTGATGAGATATTTCCAGGCAGGAGGGTCTCCAGAGGAGGTGATCCGCCTCTTATCAGACAACTACACAGCTGTGGCCCAGACCATCAACCTGCTGGCCCAGTGGCTCATTCAGACCGGGGTGGAACCAGTGCAGAttcaggaaacagtggaaaaccaCTTGAAGAACTTAGTGATGCAACACTTCGACCCCCGCAAAGCAGATTCTATCTTTACAAACGAAAGGGCAACCCCCGCCTGGCTGGAACAAATGATTGCACATCCCACCTGGAGGGATCTTGTTTACCAGCTGATGGAAGTGCACCCAGACTGTCTGATGCTGAAATTCACGGTCAAGCTCATTTCCGATGCAGGATACCAAGGCGAGATCACTGGCGTGGTGGCAGCCTGCCAGCAGCTGGAAGTGTTCTCTAGAGTTCTCGGGAGCTCTCTAGCTACCATTTTGGATGGAGGAGAAGCCAACCTTGCAGAAAACCTGCCTCAGTTTGCTAAGATGGTGTGCCACGGCGAGCATACATACCTGCTGGCTCAGGTCCTGATGGCCGTGCTGGCCCAGGAAGGCCAGCGGGGCGGGGCAGTGCGCAGGGTCGCACAGGAGGTCCAGCGCTTCGCCCAGGAGAGTGGCCACGATGCCAGTCGCATCCCGCTTGCCCTGGGAAGAGCTGCCTCCTACCCCCggctgtgccaggccctgggggccATGCTGTCCAAGCAGGCCCTGAATCCAGCCGACATCACCGTCCTCTACAACCTGTTTGTTACCAGCAGGGACCCGCCTCCTGTCGAGCTCATCCGGGTGCCAGCCTTCCTGGACCTGTTCATGCAATCGCTCTTTAAACCTGGGGCCAGGATCAACCCAGACCACAAGCACAAGTATATCCATCTCTTAGCCTACGCGGCCAGCGTGGTGGAGATCTGGAAGAAGAACAAACGCCTGAGCATCAATCAAGATGAGCTGAAGGCAACAACGAAGGCTATTGAAACTGTTCACAATTTGTGCTGTGCTGAGAACACAGGAGCAAGCGAGCTCCTGGCCGAGCTGGGCACCCTCTATAGGTGCATCAGATTTCCAGTGGTGGCAGTGGGTGTGCTGACGTGGGTGGACGGGACCGTGTCAAAGCCCAAGTTCTTCGAGCAGCacacccaccccactccagtgccccTGGCCCTGCTAGACGAGGTCAGCACCTACCATCCCCTCCTGCACCCCCATGTCTTGCAGCTACTGATCAAGCTCTTGGAGACTGAATACCCCGAGCTAGATGCCATGAAGCAGCTTAAGGTGAAGAAGATCCTCCTGAACAGGATGGTGCACCTGCTGAGTTGCGGCCATGTGCTCCCTGTGGTCGCCTACATCCGCAGGTGTCTGGAGAAGCTGGACACCGACCTGTCTCTCATCCGCTACTTTGTGTCCGAGGTGCTGGATATGATCATCCctccctacacctctgactttgtGCAGCTTTTCCTGCCCATCCTGGAAAACGACAGCATTGCCAGCACCCTGAAAAGGGCGGGTGAACATGACCCTGTGACAGAGTTCATAGCTCACTGCCAGTCTAACTTCATGCTGCTGGACTGA